One region of Sebastes fasciatus isolate fSebFas1 chromosome 1, fSebFas1.pri, whole genome shotgun sequence genomic DNA includes:
- the wnk2 gene encoding serine/threonine-protein kinase WNK2 isoform X6, producing the protein MDSSSDPPLGSTFSSAPDLDSDINANARRLVYQNGTDHNVNIQKGASDPSASTDYRALVRQRFIRRSLWMSDSEEQHQHQQQQQAVESVSISQVPRIDLRSIRTRVLQVTPHLSLQETPSTEEEKRSHQVGLKDSEHTESESEEKKKKGEDSKSRVEEPKVEVEVEVATSDVTGKAGSDENEEEPGMKAVSTSPGGRFLKFDIELGRGSFKTVYKGLDTETWVEVAWCELQERKLSKAERQRFKEEAEMLKALQHPNIVRFYDFWESPVKGKKCIVLVTELMTSGTLKTYLKRFKVMKPKVLRSWCRQILKGLHFLHTRTPPIIHRDLKCDNIFITGPTGSVKIGDLGLATLKRASFAKSVIGTPEFMAPEMYEEHYDEAVDVYAFGMCMLEMATSEYPYSECQNAAQIYRKVTSGVKPASYSKVSDPEIKEIIGECICNKWEERYSIKDLLNHAFFAEDTGVRVELNEDDDGKKSSIALKLWVEDAKKLKGKYKDTGAIEFSFDLVNEVPEVVAQEMVESGFFLDCDVKVVGKSIRDRVALIKWRRERTVSSANGEAAVKKPQQNLLQVPGAVVPQAPTLATTDYDDQEVEPQTLICTVPAATSTTSDSGVSTAMQLDNLNNQQDGLYQSLPEPISTAQMIYSPPAQADPQLHLGPYQQPTAQASHENYTLTSTQLHQGAYQQTTGQLHPGAYHQPAAQLHQGPCQSQTFPSPYPVVQIGGLKPSPFPPAPLPCAYSSSGPLMSSSHYSPSPQHPSLPLTPHATLPSIPTLGTPQTPLSTPQHVPNVALSIPHFAMSPAVPQQQGGPLPSQANLGSFYTTHPLHLSQVQPTPYPAPYPEQELAQPPVQVQMIAPQGNLGDIHLWTPVHPVLPAVQTPHWGSRVDAETSAAGRDLTVAPTVPTPASISATAQVETQAPAQTPAQNQPPLPISAQAPVMPQTPASTLVNAPISVPMQVSTSVQTIAPVQAPGSASGLTFESPKGSSTSSDTSSAIGKPRLSVPGLGSAPIPGTLPDPAPVAAPVLQPAGIQTAVSLSECASLATPQQNFELTSASSTLQQEPCVEDVLQDKPVSLPSYFYDSVNSDVASGKETSDGYDSLASGGKGDGKPRKHHRKSARTRSRQEKTSKPKLSMLNVSNTGDKMVECQLETHNHKMVTFKFDLDGDAPEEIATYMVENGFILLLEKEIFIDQLKDIVDKAEDMLNEDLEGERASALSCSPEQSQLSEGLVGESQQPGGPQPVYQQNVLHTGKRWFIICPVEETPTSSQETPSDGTATVSPGSSANTQPADSGTARPSVSREEGSSSTMSGGSGGFTYDLYGFCSPPIMSNIDPLFLATLSPPVSAPPTLQSVTSVEPVGSSVQPSVHQAQPARAQTLPPSSPHTSFPVDESQGSPLGSVSPIQAAQQMPDMTCPVSMADEVPCCPLVMPLSLDVSGLQAGSPLTPLPLQEPGSAKEPLSVSYASAVRSERPQQPVVMHQPFSSVGGTKVSSVPQSPAPSQHGAGPGESDGEGRLGRGGFVDSTIKTLDEKLRNLLYQEYAPMYPSGSVAETPGSGTEYIQSPPGPDSAAGGSGNSTPGLMGEGRYRAGEQLPQIPERMDSLSTLSDSAVCASLSRRHVPHSASCSGTRGRFKIMSVPPEVANRRDVKQRSWSSAASPAHPIGYSEDHGQAEAMSASTTIGRFSVVSTEDDITQRTRCSRYSAPPDFYLDTPPSMAKRASLPHALTSNSVSVDVTVHARFLSSDSGAESSPAKLAPATPSQHTRSERRGSDLMKRAVAFLRRSGRSSSVQSSDSPNRHGGMHGSAYASSDNDSEMEDSDMKRELQRLREKHLREISELQAHQRGEVELLYRRLGKAPPTGLGLSHVAPHAGRRKRSSKHRLKPGKLLSPLVQQFRNVTTKTSDSSRSSAAAGAGEPTVSLNGSPAKGSLPTHGRARSCTSHLPSSTTEPVQTQQPCSLKGSFSSDNIYAGLHGDGTGTQAPPGQGWSNHPQTSERVTYKSSSKPRARFLSGPVSLSIWSTLKRLCLGKERGNRSGAGPGPFNQSQQPPTGATPPSHQPVMGLAQAQANNSNNKTGTYTGSSMSANENNLPEDLQRLMEDWAQEVLIVTHRPRTNSLSISGQQLWNQVVPRTRGQLASASDVSWTASGPEACSLPVSWPDSPGSTVMTGPSTGPGYQLHSPAAFRALSSSLSVSQWPGLLFPLPSGVFAFPAVPSAQDAHSPIPAPSYQPPDPKARTL; encoded by the exons ATGGATTCAAGCTCAGATCCGCCACTTGGATCCACATTTTCCTCAGCACCTGATTTAGATTCGGACATTAATGCAAATGCACGTCGGCTTGTATACCAGAATGGGACGGATCATAATGTTAACATCCAGAAAGGAGCCAGTGACCCCAGCGCGTCCACAGACTACAGGGCGCTGGTCCGACAGAGGTTCATCCGGAGGAGTTTGTGGATGTCTGACTCTGAagagcagcatcagcatcagcagcagcagcaggcagtggAGTCTGTCAGCATCAGCCAGGTGCCTCGCATTGACCTGCGGAGCATCCGGACGCGGGTTCTGCAGGTAACCCCTCACCTGAGCCTCCAGGAGACCCCCAGcactgaggaggagaagaggagccACCAGGTGGGACTGAAGGACAGCGAGCACACAGAGAGCGAGagtgaggagaagaagaagaagggagaaGACAGCAAGAGTCGAGTCGAGGAGCCAAAGGTAGAGGTGGAGGTTGAGGTTGCAACCTCGGATGTCACAGGTAAAGCAGGAAGTGATGAGAACGAAGAGGAGCCCGGGATGAAGGCCGTGTCCACTTCACCTGGGGGGCGATTCCTCAAGTTTGACATTGAGCTGGGCCGAGGGTCCTTCAAGACTGTCTATAAAGGTCTGGACACCGAGACCTGGGTTGAAGTGGCGTGGTGTGAACTCCAG GAACGGAAATTGTCCAAAGCTGAGAGACAGAGGTTCAAAGAGGAGGCAGAGATGTTAAAGGCTCTCCAGCATCCCAACATCGTTCGATTTTACGACTTCTGGGAATCACCGGTCAAAGGGAAGAAGTGCATCGTTCTGGTGACGGAGCTGATGACCTCAGGGACACTAAAAAC GTATCTGAAGCGTTTTAAGGTGATGAAGCCTAAAGTTCTTAGGAGCTGGTGCAGGCAGATTCTCAAAGGCCTCCACTTCCTGCACACAAGGACTCCTCCAATCATCCACAGAGATCTCAAGTGTGACAACATCTTCATCACTGGTCCCACAGGCTCTGTCAAAATAGGAGACCTGGGCCTGGCAACACTGAAGAGGGCCTCCTTTGCGAAAAGTGTTATTG GCACTCCAGAGTTCATGGCCCCAGAGATGTATGAGGAGCACTATGACGAGGCTGTGGATGTCTACGCCTTTGGGATGTGTATGCTGGAGATGGCCACCTCAGAATATCCTTACTCTGAGTGTCAAAACGCTGCTCAGATCTACCGCAAAGTCACCAGT GGGGTGAAACCTGCCAGCTACAGCAAAGTCAGTGACCCAGAAATTAAGGAAATAATCGGGGAATGTATCTGCAACAAATGGGAGGAAAG GTACTCCATCAAGGACCTCCTGAATCACGCCTTCTTTGCAGAGGATACAGGCGTGAGGGTGGAGCTCAATGAAGACGATGATGGGAAGAAGTCATCCATTGCTCTGAAGCTGTGGGTTGAGGATGCTAAAAAGCTGAAGGGGAAGTACAAGGACACCGGTGCCATTGAGTTTTCCTTTGACTTGGTGAACGAGGTCCCAGAGGTTGTTGCCCAAGAAATG GTGGAATCAGGTTTTTTCCTGGACTGTGATGTGAAGGTAGTTGGGAAGTCCATCCGGGACCGCGTGGCTCTCATCAAATGGAGGAGGGAGCGGACTGTCTCGTCGGCAAATGGCGAGGCAGCCGTGAAGAAGCCGCAGCAGAACCTACTGCAGGTGCCCGGTGCCGTTGTACCACAGGCACCCACATTAGCTACGACAGATTACGACGACCAAGAGGTGGAGCCGCAGACCTTGATCTGCACCGTGCCAGCTGCAACGTCTACCACAT CTGACAGCGGAGTGAGCACTGCCATGCAATTAGATAATCTAAACAATCAGCAAGATGGCCTTTACCAGTCGCTTCCAGAACCCATTTCCACAGCTCAGATGATCTACAGTCCTCCTGCACAGGCTGACCCTCAGCTGCACCTCGGGCCCTACCAGCAACCCACAGCACAGGCCTCTCATGAAAACTACACACTAACATCCACTCAACTACACCAGGGAGCCTACCAGCAAACCACAGGTCAGCTGCATCCTGGGGCCTATCATCAACCCGCAGCACAACTGCACCAGGGGCCTTGTCAGTCTCAAACA TTTCCCTCACCATATCCTGTTGTTCAAATAGGGGGCCTCAAGCCCTCTCCCTTCCCCCCAGCTCCTCTGCCCTGTGCCTACAGCAGCAGTGGCCCTCTTATGTCTAGCTCCCACTACTCACCTTCACCCCAACATCCCTCCCTACCTCTGACCCCTCACGCTACCCTGCCCTCTATACCCACTCTCGGCACCCCTCAGACCCCTCTGTCCACACCTCAGCACGTGCCCAATGTGGCTCTCTCTATTCCACACTTTGCCATGTCCCCTGCAGTGCCCCAGCAGCAGGGCGGCCCTCTTCCATCTCAGGCAAACCTCGGTAGCTTCTATACCACCCACCCCTTACATCTCTCCCAGGTACAACCCACCCCATACCCCGCCCCCTACCCTGAGCAGGAACTGGCTCAGCCGCCTGTCCAG GTACAGATGATTGCACCACAGGGTAATTTAGGAGACATTCACCTGTGGACTCCGGTCCATCCTGTCTTGCCTGCTGTTCAGACTCCTCACTGGGGAAGCAGAGTAGACGCCGAAACGTCTGCAGCTGGCCGAGACTTGACTGTAGCTCCTACAGTCCCAACCCCAGCCTCAATCTCGGCTACAGCCCAAGTTGAAACTCAAGCCCCAGCACAAACTCCAGCACAAAACCAACCACCGCTCCCAATATCAGCTCAAGCTCCAGTCATGCCTCAAACTCCAGCCTCGACCCTTGTTAATGCCCCAATTTCAGTCCCAATGCAAGTTTCAACATCAGTGCAAACCATAGCCCCGGTTCAAGCACCAGGCTCTGCATCGGGTCTCACTTTTGAATCACCAAAAGGCTCATCTACAAGCTCAGATACATCTTCTGCAATTGGTAAACCCAGACTCTCAGTCCCAGGTTTAGGCTCTGCCCCGATCCCTGGCACGCTGCCAGACCCAGCTCCTGTCGCAGCTCCAGTTCTGCAGCCTGCTGGCATCCAGACAGCAGTCTCACTGTCTGAGTGTGCCAGCCTGGCCACACCTCAGCAAAACTTCGAGTTGACGTCTGCATCTAGCACCCTTCAACAAGAGCCCTGTGTAGAG GATGTGCTTCAGGACAAACCCGTATCTTTACCCAGTTATTTCTATGACAG CGTCAACTCTGACGTGGCATCAGGTAAGGAAACAAGTGACGGCTATGACAGCTTGGCTAGTGGAGGGAAGGGCGACGGAAAACCCAGGAAACACCACCGCAAGTCTGCCCGCACACGCTCCCGTCAGGAAAAGACCAGCAAACCCAAACTGAGCATGCTCAAT GTTTCCAACACTGGGGATAAAATGGTCGAATGTCAGCTGGAGACTCACAACCACAAAATGGTGACATTTAAATTTGATCTGGATGGAGATGCGCCGGAGGAAATTGCCACTTACATG GTAGAGAACGGGTTCATCCTACTTTTAGAGAAGGAGATCTTCATTGACCAGCTAAAGGACATTGTGGATAAAGCTGAAGACATGCTGAATGAAGACTTGGAGGGTGAAAGGGCCTCCGCTTTGAGTTGTAGTCCTGAACAAAGCCAGCTTTCGGAGGGGCTGGTCGGAGAG AGTCAGCAGCCTGGAGGACCTCAGCCTGTCTATCAGCAGAATG TTCTTCATACAGGAAAGAGATGGTTCATAATCTGCCCCGTAGAGGAGACGCCCACATCCAGCCAGGAAACCCCGTCTGATGGTACAGCTACAGTGTCTCCCGGGAGTTCAGCCAACACCCAGCCTGCTGACAGTGGCACTGCAAGGCCGTCTGTATCCAGAG AAGAGGGGTCGTCCTCCACAATGTCTGGTGGAAGTGGAGGCTTCACCTACGATTTGTATGGATTCTGTAGCCCTCCGATAATGTCCAACATAGACCCTCTCTTCTTAGCTACTCTGTCTCCCCCTGTGTCTGCTCCCCCGACCCTTCAGTCAGTGACCTCGGTGGAGCCTGTGGGCAGCTCGGTGCAGCCCAGTGTTCATCAGGCCCAGCCAGCCAGAGCTCAAACTTTGCCCCCGTCATCCCCACATACGTCTTTCCCAGTGGATGAGTCACAGGGATCCCCTTTGGGCTCCGTCTCCCCGATCCAAGCAGCTCAGCAGATGCCCGACATGACATGTCCTGTTTCTATGGCTGACGAGGTGCCGTGCTGCCCTCTGGTCATGCCCCTGTCTCTGGATGTGAGCGGTTTACAGGCCGggtctcctctcactcctcttcCACTCCAGGAGCCAGGTTCAGCCAAAGAGCCGCTGTCTGTCTCCTACGCGTCTGCAGTGCGCAGCGAGCGCCCACAGCAGCCCGTGGTGATGCACCAGCCGTTTTCCAGCGTGGGGGGGACCAAAGTGTCCTCAGTACCCCAGAGCCCAGCGCCATCCCAGCACGGCGCAGGGCCCGGGGAGTCAGACGGTGAAGGACGGCTGGGCCGCGGGGGCTTTGTGGACAGCACCATAAAAACACTGGATGAGAAGCTAAGGAACTTGCTCTACCAGGAATATGCTCCCATGTATCCATCAGGCAGCGTTGCAGAGACACCAGGCTCCGGCACCGAGTACATCCAGTCTCCTCCTGGTCCAGACAGCGCCGCAGGAGGGTCAGGAAACAGCACGCCAGGGCTGATGGGGGAGGGACGCTACAGGGCAGGAGAACAGCTG CCTCAAATTCCAGAGCGAATGGATAGTTTGAGCACGCTGAGTGACTCAGCCGTGTGTG CTTCCCTGTCAAGAAGACACGTTCCTCACTCTGCTTCCTGCTCTGGAACAAGAGGCCGATTTAAG ATAATGTCTGTTCCTCCTGAAGTGGCCAATAGACGAGATGTGAAGCAGAGGAGCTGGAGCAGCGCTGCCTCACCGGCGCACCCTATAGGATACAGCGAGGACCACGGCCAGGCTGAGGCCATGTCCGCATCTACCACGATTGGCCGTTTCTCTGTGGTTAGCACTGAAGATGACATTACGCAGAGGACGCGCTGCAGCCGCTACTCTGCCCCGCCTGATTTCTACCTGGACACACCTCCGTCCATGGCCAAGCGGGCCTCCCTGCCTCACGCCCTGACCTCGAACTCTGTCTCTGTGGATGTCACGGTCCATGCTCGTTTCCTCTCCTCAGACTCGGGGGCTGAGAGCAGCCCTGCAAAGCTGGCTCCTGCCACGCCGTCTCAACATACTCGCTCTGAGCGCAGAGGAAGTGACCTCATGAAGAGGGCAGTGGCCTTCCTCCGTCGTTCAGGGCGAAGCAGCAGCGTGCAGAGCTCTGACTCGCCGAATAGGCACGGAGGCATGCATGGCTCGGCCTATGCCAGCAGTGATAATGACTCAGAGATGGAGGACTCGGACATGAAGAGGGAACTACAGAGGCTCAGGGAGAA ACATCTGAGGGAGATCTCTGAGCTGCAGGCCCACCAGCGGGGGGAAGTGGAGCTGCTGTATCGCCGGCTTGGCAAAGCCCCTCCTACTGGCCTTGGTCTCTCACACGTTGCACCACACGCCGGTCGTAGGAAGCGGTCCAGCAAGCACAGACTGAAACCTGGCAAACTTCTCAGCCCTCTGGTCCAACAATTTAGAAATGTCACAACCAAAACTAGTGACTCCAGCAGATCCA gtgctgCTGCAGGTGCAGGTGAGCCCACAGTCAGTTTAAATGGCTCTCCAGCCAAAGGGTCTTTACCCACTCACGGCAGGGCACGGTCATGCACCAGCCACCTTCCCAGCTCAACCACAGAGCCCGTACAGACTCAGCAGCCCTGTTCCCTCAAGGGATCGTTTTCTTCTGATAATATTTACGCGGGACTACACGGAGACGGCACCGGCACTCAAGCTCCACCCGGACAAG GCTGGTCTAATCACCCTCAAACATCTGAGAGAGTGACCTATAAATCGAGTAGCAAGCCTCGAGCTAGATTTCTCAGTGGGCCTGTGTCTTTGTCTATCT gGTCAACACTGAAGCGATTGTGTCTCGGCAAAGAGCGTGGCAACA GGTCTGGAGCCGGGCCAGGGCCTTTCAATCAATCACAGCAGCCGCCTACCGGTGCCACACCTCCTTCTCATCAGCCAGTGATGGGGCTGGCCCAAGCTCAAGCcaataacagcaacaacaagACAGGCACATACACTGGCTCATCCATGAGTGCCAACGAAAACAACCTGCCTGAAGACTTGCAGCGGCTGATGGAGGACTGGGCCCAGGAGGTTCTCATCGTCACCCACAGGCCGCGCACCAACTCTCTGAGCATCAGTGGGCAGCAGCTTTGGAATCAGGTTGTGCCTCGAACACGTGGACAACTGGCTAGTGCTTCAGAT GTATCATGGACAGCTTCAGGTCCAGAGGCCTGCAGTCTTCCCGTGTCATGGCCCGATAGCCCCGGGTCAACAGTGATGACCGGCCCCTCCACAGGGCCAGGTTATCAGCTACACTCTCCTGCTGCGTTCAGGGCCTTGTCCTCATCTCTTTCTGTTAGCCAGTGGCCTGGGTTGCTCTTCCCCCTTCCTTCAGGAGTCTTTGCCTTTCCTGCTGTGCCCTCAGCCCAGGACGCCCACAGCCCCATTCCAGCTCCATCGTATCAGCCGCCCGACCCCAAAGCCAGGACTCTCTAA